A part of Armatimonadota bacterium genomic DNA contains:
- a CDS encoding NUDIX domain-containing protein: MAAPSRQRRPIKRAQSAGGVVYNRAGDEVRILILQHEAGKWMLPKGTIEPGETSEAVALREVCEEAGLSNVRVVSDLGRERYSFFWRTEDTFYDKTVHYFLLEFLGGEETRPQREEGFVAAEWVTFTEALARIKYNETREIVRRAQSALECLATAGEAEG; encoded by the coding sequence ATGGCGGCACCATCGAGGCAGCGAAGACCGATCAAGCGTGCCCAGAGCGCCGGCGGCGTGGTGTACAATCGCGCCGGCGACGAGGTGCGGATCCTGATCCTGCAGCATGAGGCCGGCAAGTGGATGTTGCCCAAGGGCACCATCGAGCCCGGGGAGACCTCCGAGGCCGTTGCATTGCGCGAGGTGTGCGAGGAAGCAGGACTCTCGAATGTGCGCGTGGTGAGCGACCTTGGGCGAGAGCGGTACTCGTTCTTCTGGCGCACCGAGGACACGTTCTATGACAAGACCGTCCACTACTTCCTCCTGGAGTTCCTCGGCGGGGAGGAAACCCGGCCCCAGCGCGAAGAAGGATTCGTGGCCGCGGAGTGGGTAACGTTCACCGAGGCGCTGGCGCGGATCAAGTACAACGAGACGCGCGAGATTGTTCGCCGGGCGCAGAGCGCGCTGGAATGCCTGGCGACGGCTGGGGAGGCAGAGGGATGA